TTTGTTTCTCAGTTTCGCAGCCTCACTCCTCAGCCACTTCTTCAGGTTTTTGCAGCGTTTCGTCATCCAAAAAAAGAGTATTTTTTGTTAGATGAATAAGTGTGTATTTTTGTATACAAAATAATCCCTGTGATATATTTTTGTATACAAGTGTCTTTTTATGTATACAAAAATACACAAAGGGTTTTTTGTTCAGTATTTTTGAATATTCTATTTCCTTTTAATTGATAGAGATAGAAATTGTTTATTTTTGGCATGTTTCTTGCAAATTTTTTAATGAAAAAGAAAAACGGAGGGCCGATATGCAAAGGGCGAATATTTTAAAACAATATGTCAAAGAGATCTGTCGTTATCCCCTCTTAACTGCCGAGGAAGAGAGAGAACTGGCGATACGAGTTCAAAATGGAGATGAGAAGGCAAAAGAGAAACTCATTACCTCAAATCTGCGATTGGTGGTAAAAATAGCAAAAGAAATGAACTATGGAAAGTTTTCTGTGATGGATCTCATCCAGAGCGGTAATGAGGGGCTCATGAAGAGTGTTGAGCGGTTTGATCCTGAGAGAAATATTCGATTTTCGAGTTATGCAGCCTACTGGATTAGACAGGCTATCTGGAGATTCCTCTGTGAAAACAAACAAATTGAAAAGATTTCTCATCGCATGCAGGACAAAAAACGTGATATTCATCGTCATATTGAGTCTTTTTTTCTTTCCATGAGTCGTCTACCCTCTGCTCTGGAACTTGCGAAAATGATGGATATTTCTCTGTTTGAGGCGGCAGAGGAGCTCAGGGCATATTATCCCCAGATGTCTGAAGGAGTGACGTTTGATCTGGATGATATCCCTGATGGAGAAGATCTCGAAGAGAAAGTGGAGAGGGAATGTCTTTCTGAAACACTTCAGGAGGTTATAAAGGATCTGGATGAGCATTCACGGGATCTTATTAAGATGCGCTATGGCTTGGAGGATGGGGAAAGATGTACGCTCGGGGATCTGGCTAGGAGGTTTCATATGAGTGTGGAGGGTGTTCGGCAAAAGGAGCGTCGGATTCTTTCGATGCTTCAGGATAAGTATTCTTTTCTTCGTGCCTACCTTGCATAGGGTGTAGTTTTATTTGTTGGTACGAAGATTTTCAATTTGCAGGATATGTAAAGGAGAGGTGATTTCATGATTGTTGTTATTTTAAATCTTGGGATCTCTTGAGGGAAGATTCCTCACAGGATTTTTACTTGGCGGATACGTTTTGGACCCTTTCTGTCACAGAAAAGTGAAATAAGCGAATAGTGGGAGAATGGCTCGATAGGTTTTTCAGGGAAAAATCTTCTCAGGAAAAGTCTCTCGTGGGAAACTGTGATTTTTTTTCTTTTGAGGGGCGCTTCGTAAAAAGTTTTTTCATTTATTTTTATATTTCTTTTCAGTTGTTGGTTCTTTTTTCCGTATATAAGGGTAAAAGGTACGGATGGAGGGGTGTATGTGGAGGGCGATTCTTTTTCTTTCGTTTTTTCTTTTTTCGATGGTTTTCGCTCAGAATCAAGCTGTTTTGTATTTTTATCGTGCGGATAGAGTGGCGAATGTGTCAGAAGGGGATTTGATAGTGATGGATCTTACCCTGACCAATGTGATCAAACTCATTAAGAACTATACGGTTCTTACCCGGGAAAACATAAAAGAATATCTCACGGGCTTGGGTTTTACCAATATTCCTTCTGAGGTTTCTCCTGCTCTGGCAAGAGAAAACGCTACTAACTGGGGGATAACCGAGGTGGTGGAATTGACCTATACGCCTGGATCGAAAAGAGGGATATTTGTGATAAATCTCAGCGTGTGGAATGCTTTAGAGAAACGTCTGGTTCGAGAGGAGAAAATACCTGCGACCAGTGGGCGTGAGATTTTTGATGCCCTGGATGAGGTGGGACTTGTTCTGGCAGAAAGCCTCACCGGGAAACGTCTGGGGTTTGGTTCCCTACGGGTGAAAACTACTCTCAAGGATGCTGTTATTGTCGTGGGGAATGTAGAGTATGAGACATCCTCTCTTACGATGGAGAACGCGATTGCCGGTCTCGTTTATCCGGTCATGATCGGGACAAAAACTCCCGAGGGTCTTAAGCTTGTGTATACCAATACTTTTACCATCCGGGAGGCTTATGTCTATGATCTTACCTACCATTACGAGGAATGGGTAGAGGTGATTGACTTAAAAACCAATACCAATCGTGTGCCCCGATCAGCCTACCGTGCCCCTGCTGTTGGTGGCGGGATAACATGGGGGCCCTCGTTACGTTTTGGACAGATGAGTCTGGCGTGGGGTGGGATGTTTTTCTCGTGGCGAAACCTCATGGCCGATTTTTACCTCGGCTATACACCCCAGATGTTTCTTGGAGAAGGGGAGATGATTTATCTCCATACGGCTGGTGCGCAGGGGATGGTCCAGTTTCGTCTTTTTCCCCGAGAGGAGAGTCTCTGGAATATGGGGATGTATCTCTCAGTGACCGAACTCACAGGGGTATGGCCCATGTTTGTTTTTTACAATAAGGGATGGCCGCTTATTTCGCTTGGAGGGACATCTTCGTTCAGGTGGGGATTTCGCTGGATGCCATCGTGGCTCCAGTCGTTGGAGATGGAGGTCTGTGGGGGGGGGTAGTTCTCCGTGATGAGATCTATCCTCTCATAGGGATAACCATTCGTTTGTAGGAGGTGGGTATGAGAAAAAAGAAAGGGATTTTTCTGATAGGGTTTCTTTTTATCGTTTTTGGGTTCATGGGGTGTTCACTTTTTCTTGGGCCTTTGTCGAGGTTGAGTCTCGAGGGACTCGTTCAGCAACAGTGGCAGTGGACATGGGTGGGAGACACGGGCTATAGTATGGAGCCGGACCCTGCTGTTTTTATCCAGGTGTATAGGGTTCTTGACAATGATCAGCCTGGGTTTGTGTTGTCTTTTTTATCCTCTATTGCTGGAAAATTATGGCTTCATAGTCTTCCATCGGACGGGGTGCAGGCGATAGGGAGTTTTCCTCATTTTAACCCTTATAACGATATTCATATTGATGTTTCCTCTGATCAAAAGGAGGTGATTTTGAGGGGTGTGACAAACAGTGATATTCCTAGTTATTTTTTTATTTATCACCAACCTCCAAACGGGAAGCTGGAGTACAGATGCTATTTCGGGGGGACCATGGGTTTTTCTTTCCGAAAAAGTGGTGTATGAAGAAAATGAAGTGCTCTTTACTTCGCCTGGAGGTAATGTATTTTGGAATGGAGGGGGACCTATTGATACCATTTTTGGGGTTTTTTCTGAGGAGAAGGGAAAGTCTCTGGTGGGGGTAGGGACAAATATGGCGGGGGTGCCCGAGCTTTTCTTTCTCGACGAGAATGGGGGAGATTCCGGTATACCATCTCTTCGCTTGACGATAACTCCTTTCATAAGTTATGGTATAAGGCGGGGGGAGCGGGTGTATGTTTTTGTGAGTATTTCTGCAGGGATATCGAGGCTTTATAGTTTTATTCAGGGAGAGTGGCGAGGAGGGGCATTATACTTCTGTGTGGATAAATTCCAGGCTCTCAATGTCGTGGTGTATGAAGATCTTGTGGTAGTGGCGTATGTTACCGAACCTCGGAAGATTGTGGTGAAGATGTATCAGGACACATCTACAGGGCTACGGGAACTCTCCGCAAAAACGCTTGAGACCCCGGAGGACAAAGGGTACATCGAGGCAATAGATTTTTTCCATGATAAAGCAGGGGAAAAAATCATCCTTGGCGTTTTTCATGGGCTGGATGGGGAAACCAAAGTAGGGGTCTCGTACTATACTCTCCGGTTATAAGAGGGAACGAGAGAGTGTGTGGATGGTCACCTCAGGCCAGGTTTTAAAGAGGTTGACAAGGTTTTCATCCTTGGTGAGGATGATGTACTGCCAGTGGTAGAGATTCTGGAAGTGTTGCAGGATCTTTAAAGCGATTTGAGTGCGATTTTCATCGAGAGCGGCAAAGGGCTCATCCAAGAGGAAAAGTCCTGGCGTGTTGGGGTCATCCCACATCTTTCTTCCGAGAAAAAGACGCAGGGCAAGATAAAAAAGATCCTGTGTGCCACGGGAGAGGTATTTGAGAGGGCGCCTGGTAGCGGTAGCATCAGGGATACGGATCGCTTCCTCGGAGAATGCCTGGATTTCAATCTCCTTAAAAGGCGGGAAAATGTCTCCGAATTCCTTTTTCACCTCCTCGGCAAGGATCGTAAAGACACTTGCCTGTTTGTTTTCGATCTCCGAGAAGATGGCAAGGATCTTTTCACAGGCTTGTTTTTCCTGAGAGAGGATTTCTTTTCTCTTTTCGAGTCTCTGGGCTTCGGTTTTTTTGGCTGCGTAGGCTTGCATGGCTGTTTCCATAGCAAGAAGTTCTGTGCGAATTTGAACCCGGTTTTCGGAGAGCTGTTGTTTTTTGGCTTCGAGTTTTTGGATTTCGTCTTCAAGGGATACAAGTTGGTTTTTGAGAGCAACTTTTTGCTGCTGGGCATTTTTTGCCGAATCAAGGTCGGTTGGAGAGAGGTTTTCTAAACGAGTTTTGAAGTGGTGGTATTGTTCTTCGAGGGTGTGGCTTTTGTCACGGAGGGGGTGTGTCTCAAGGGCGTGAAGGATCGTGTTCATTTCTGAGTTTTTTTGTTTGAGTTCATCGAGTCTTTCTCGGGCGACGGCAAGGGAGCTGACATTGTGTTCGAAACAGAAACGCTGGTAGGATGTTTGAAACTCTTCCTCTGTTTTTTTAAGATTTTCCAGACTTTGTTGTTTTTCCCGAAAAAGGGCAGAAAAGGATTCCTGAAGTTTGGCTATATCCTGGCAGAAGTTTTCCCAATTGGAAGGGCGGGAAAAGATGAGATTCTCCCGGAGGGCCTCCTGATAGGCGTTTTCTATCTCTGAGCGAAGGGGGGTGGTGAGAGTATCTTTTTTCACGAGAAAACTTCCAAAGAGTGTCAAAATGCCCATAAAGAAAAAGACACTTCCGGTAATTATCCCTATATACCAGGGGATACGTGAGAGAAAAAATACTATGGTGGCTGATGCAATAGCCAACAGTCCAAACAGACCGGATGTGAGAGAAAGGAAAAAAGCAAGGGTGTTTTTTTTCTTTTGCTCTCTTTCTCGTGTATGGATTTCCTCGTTGATATGGGCTATCTGGGAAAGAAGGATTTGAAGGGTGCTTTGTTTACGGGCGAGGATGGCAATGTCCTGTTGAAGGGTGGTTCTCGTTTTTTCTATCTCTTTTGCCTTGTTTTCGAGGGAGAGGATTTCGTTTTCTTCTAATCCTGCATAATGCCGGGCAATGTCATCACGGATGGATTCATACTTTTCGTAGAGCTTTATCCAGTGCTGGATGTTACTCGCTTCGAGCTTTTGTTCAAGATGTTCGAGTTCTGTTTGCAGTTTTTTGCGCCGGGAGAGCTTTTCTTCAAGGGTGGAGGTGATCTCTTTAAGGGTAGCCTCGGTCTTTTGAAGAAGCTCGAGGGAGTTTTTATAGCGCTGTGCCTCATCGGTGAGTTGTTTTATTTCCTGTTGATAGCGCTGAAGCTCTTGTTCACATTCGGCGATAAGGCGGGGGTAAGCATCTTTTTGGCGGGATTCTACAAGGTTTGTAAATCTTGTCGAGAGGCGGGTGATATCGTATCCTCCCGAAAAAAGCCGTGAGCGCATGTCAGAGAGCCAGTTTTTTTCCTCTTCAAACTCGATAGAGCTTTCACCGGAACGAATGGCAAAAAAATTGAAAAATTTCCCGTAGTCAAGAGAAACTCGTGCAGTTGTTTCGATTTCAGGCGGGAGAAATCCCTCATACCGCTTATGGATTGCTTCCCATTCGGAGGATTTTTTGCCTTTTGTAGGGGCGCATAGGGCAATCGCAATCGCATCAAAGATGGTTGTTTTCCCTGACTCGTTGGGGCCAAAAAAGACGGTGGTTTGTGTCATAGGAAAGCTTGTGTTGTGAAATCTGCCAAATGCCTCAAGCTTGAGCTTTTTAATCACAGTTTGCCCCCTGTTTTGAGAAATTCTCTCACAAAGATCTGTCTTGCAAGAAGCCAGGAGGTTTTTTCTGTCTCAGGAGCCTTTTCGTAGTGTTTTTCCCATGTAGAGAAGAACGTTTGCCAGAGAGGATGGGTAGCAAGGGCAGAGGCAAGGTGGAGATCCTGATCGTCAAAGCTAATCTCACAGGCTTTGGGGTAAGAAGCACGGAGGTTTTTTTTAACGGCTTCTTTTTGTTCGTCGTTTTGCACAACGCCGTGAAGGGTGATGTGAAGCCAGGTGAATTCGTCCACGGCGGGATGGTTTTTTTCATCCAGCGTGTCATAGAAGACAAAAACCTCTGTTTCCTCGTAGGTTCTTCCCTCTTTGAGGGGGAAAAAATCTATGGTGTCGGTTGTGGAATCGTAGATCCAGTAGCCATGCGGGTCTTTTTCTCCTTTTCTCCATACACGGGCAGAACCGAGGGTTTGGTAGGCGTCCCTGGACTTGTGTTGATGGATATGACCGAGAAACACTCGATCACAAGAGAGCATTGAAGCAAACTGGATGGGGATAATGAGATTGTCGTTTTCTTCTACGTTGAGCCAGCTGGAGAGGGCAACATGACCAACGGCAATGCGTCTATGGGTAGGTGGGGGAAACTTTTCAGCAAGTATCACGGGGGAAAATGCGTCGTTTTGTTCTTTTGGATTTTTTGGATAGGGATAGGTGAGGATTTCCAGATCGTCTTCCAGGTACAGATCGGGAACAAGCGAAATCTCTATCTTGTCGCCAAAAGAGAGGTCCTCGAGCTGATAGGATTGGGTGGTGGTGAGGGGATTGGTGAGGTCATGGTTTCCCGCTATCCAGAGGACACGGCTTATGGGGGTCTTTTCGAGAGAAGAGGCAAACCAGGTTCGCAGTTGGTAGGCATCATCAATGCTATCGAAAAGATCTCCTCCGATAACGATGGTGGAAATGCCTTTTTTTTCGACATGAGTAAGAAAACTCTCCCAGACAGTTTTTGTCCATGGGAGTTGAAAAGAGAGATGAAGGTCAGAAATCAAAGCAATTTTCATAAAGAATATTATAGGAAGGGGAGAGAATTTTTGTCAAACATTAAGGAAAAAGATTTTTTTCCGATACACTAAACAAGGGAGAAAGGAGGAACGTATGGTTCGCTCAATATTTACCGGTGCCTCGGGCATGATGGTAACCATGGAAGAAATGAACACGGTGGCCAACAATCTGGCCAATGTCAATACAGACGGCTATAAGCGAGAAACGAGTGTGACCAAGGCATTTCCTGAGATGCTTATTCGTCGTATCAATGATGATGGGGTGGTGAAGTTCCCCCTGGGGAGTTACGATCTTGCTCCTGTGGTAGGCAAGCTGGGGACGGGAGTGGAGTTTAATGAAAGCTATATCCGTTTTGAACAGGGGAGTCTCCTCGAGACAGAGAATGATTTTGACCTCGCTTTGGAAGGAGATGGATTTTTTACGGTGATGACTGAACAGGGAGAGCGATACACTCGCAATGGAAATTTTAATATCTCTGTTGATGGGTATCTTGTGGACAAACACGGAAACAGGGTAATGGGGGAGAAAGGATTTATTCGCCTTGCGAGAAACAATTTCAAGATCGATCAAGATGGGAATGTCTATGTCAACCTGGATTACGCTCCAGAGGATTTTGTTGACAAGGCTGGCAATGAATGGAAGAATATGGCCCTGGTGGATAGACTCAAGATTGTGGATTTTCCTGAGAGGCGGTATCTTGCCAAAGAAGGCTATACCTGGTACAAAGAAACAGATTTTTCCGGTCCTGCCACCATTATTCCTGAAGGGAAAAGGCCAAAGGTGATTCAGGGAGCGCTTGAAAAGTCCAACGTGGATCCAGTGGTAGAGATGGTGCGGATGATTGAGATCAATCGTCTCTATGAGGCAAATCAAAAGAGCATCCAGACAGCTGATGAGACACTGGCAAAAGCTGTGGGACAGGTTGGTAGGGGTCTAGCATAAGCCATCTGGATACATGAACGGCTGGGGTAGCCTCGCCGTTTTTTTATTTTTCTTTTTCTCGTGCTATTTCAACGCGGACGGTTTTCCCTTTGTATTTTTTTCTGTCAAGTCCTGCCAGGAAATCGTCCAGCCTTTCACGGGGAACATCAACAAAGGAAAAACTCTCCCTCATCGTGATGCGGCCAAGTTCCTGACTGCGTATGCCTGTGTTGTCTGAAATCCATGCGAGAAGATTTCGAATATCGATAGATTCTCTGCCAAGCGTGAGAAAAAGTCTTACGGTTTGGGGGGAATCGAACGATGGGGTTTCTTTTTGTTCTGTTTCTCCCATGAGCATTTTGAGCAGTGCGGCGGCAATTTCTGGTGATTCATATTCAGAGAGACCTTCGCTGAGAATATCGAGATACTTTTCGAGTCCACCCTCCTCAATAACCGTGGCAATCTCGTCAAGAACTGCCCTTGTCTGAATTTTTTCAATATCTTCAAGAGAGGGAAGACGTTTTCTTTCGATCTTTGTCTTGATATAGCGTTCGATATCTTTGAGACGTTTGATCTCCCGAAGGGTAACGAATGTCACGGCGGTCCCTTCTCTTCCTGCTCGCGCTGTCCTCCCAATGCGATGGACGTAGTATTCTTCATCCTGAGGGAGATCGTAATTTACCACAAGATCAATGTTTTCAATATCAAGCCCTCGTGCAGCAACATCGGTGGCCAAAAGAATATCGAAATGTTGAGCGCGGAAACGTTTCATAACAAACTCTCGCTGGGTTTGTTTCATATCCCCATGGAGAGCTTCTACCTCATAACCAGCGGCGTGGAGTTTTTCTTTGAGCTCCTCGACACGTATTTTGGTATTGACAAAAACCACGGTTTGGTTGGGATTGTAGTAGTCGATTACCCTGGTCAGGGCTTGTGGTTTTTCAGATTCCCGAACCTCGTAGTAGAACTGGGAGATATTGGGCACAGTGAGTTCTTTGTGAGGGATGGTAACAAACCTTGGGTTGTCTACAAAGTCTTGAATAAGTGCCTTGATCTGGGGAGAAAGCGTTGCAGAGAAGAGTGCCTTTTGAGCTGATGGTGGGATGCGGCTAAGGATCTCCCGGACATCATCGATGAATCCCATGTCAAGCATCACATCAGCCTCATCAAGAGTGCAAAATGATACTTTGTCGAGATGAAGTGTTCCCCTCGCTATATGATCAAGAACGCGTCCCGGTGTTCCAACTACGATATGAATCCCCCGGGAAAGGGAGCGAATCTGGCGCTCAATGGATTGTCCCCCATAGATGGGGAGGATTACCATCCATTTTTTGTACTGAGCGATTCTCTGCAGCTCTCCAGAGACCTGGATGGCTAACTCTCGGGTGGGGACCAGGACGAGTCCCTGAGTGGTACGTTTATCCTCGATTTTCTCCACCATGGGAATACCAAAAGCTGCCGTTTTCCCTGTACCGGTCTGAGCCTGACCAAAGACATTGTGACCATCGAGAAGAAGAGGGATGGCTTCCTTCTGAATGGGAGAGGGTTCGATAAAGCCCATGTCATGGATGGCTTTGGAAACAGCCTCTGAGATGTTGAGTTCATGAAACAACATGTATACCTTCCTTAAAAGTATGAGTATTTCTTTTTAGGGTATTTGATAGGGAATGGAGGGGTCATAGACACCTTCCCATTTCCATTTTTTTGTATCTTGAGTAAAAACAAAAACAGCATACGAACACAGTCTCTCTTTACTTTTTTTGTAAGCATAGAGAAATACCTTGTTTTCTTTTTTTTCATGTTTGTGGTATATGATGTCTAAAGAGGAAAACGCTACAAGGGAGAGAAATCTATCTTCCTGGGGAGAACGAAGCTTTTTGTCAGAGGGGGTGACTTGAATATCCAGTCCGATATTGGTTTCACCAGCATAATAGAGGGTGAGATTAGACACAATACTTGCCCAAGGTTGGGAGAGTATTGTGTCTCCTGGGGTATGATCAAGCCAGAGAAGACTGCCATCCAGCCAGAAGGAAGGAAAATTTCGCATCGAAACAGGATACACCAGGGAATTTTCAATCTCGAGAGGGATATTGGTTATTGAGCTGTGTTTGTCTTCCAGGAAAAGATCGACAGAAAGGGTGAAAGGGTAGGTATGGGAGATCGAAATACCCGTGTTTGTAGAAACAAGAGAGATGTTCCACTCCGGTACGGTGTTCCACAAGTTTCCCGAGAGAAAAGAGAGGTTGGTTTCACCATGGTCAAGAAGGGTTTGAAAAAGAACATTCTCGTCAAGTTTGCTGTAGAGGTAGCGGCCTCGTAAACCCCGAATGAGCTTGAAATATGTCTTTGGAGAGAGCGTGGTGGCGAGCAAGAGATTTCTATACAGGTAAAGCTGTTGAGGGGTTTGAGCAATGAGTTTTAAATTATTCCAATCATAGAGAGCACGATTGATAGCGAGTTTATAGGTTTCTGGGCTTAGCCATTCGAGGAGCTTGAGGCTTGTTGTTTCTGTGAGGCTTTCGATAGGAAGGGTCTCTTCTCTTTCCCAGCGCAGGTCATAGCCGAGGTAGGAATGTGACATTTCATGAAGGATTGTTTTGACAAGATAAAGCCAGCTTGTCTCAGAGAGTACAATCGTATCGAGAACCGAACGCGAGA
This sequence is a window from Thermospira aquatica. Protein-coding genes within it:
- a CDS encoding M1 aminopeptidase family protein — encoded protein: MRNMTFWFIVFIVLGFLTGCDEFALKKTATILQVSGTITYEPDIPQLSLALSYEMMNYRPSSIREVYLYCHENVVIESLKEGDISLRVEQGIPIGMSVRVYRVRVSEWLPGTRRVFSMKAHIKGKEESQGFFLSSEGVFLESSKVWIPISFDEIPAFRYQLTVQVPAGYETIMGGRVVSESPSEQFSTSLWRSQSTNLLFSGNLIIGKFQKVGEKDMYLYLPQKFSPLQEKRLSLLLDLLKEGKNILSKYIGEYPFDVRVVFLPKDITPLEPWTDGLFLGNILLFEESLAFSLTNVSRSVLDTIVLSETSWLYLVKTILHEMSHSYLGYDLRWEREETLPIESLTETTSLKLLEWLSPETYKLAINRALYDWNNLKLIAQTPQQLYLYRNLLLATTLSPKTYFKLIRGLRGRYLYSKLDENVLFQTLLDHGETNLSFLSGNLWNTVPEWNISLVSTNTGISISHTYPFTLSVDLFLEDKHSSITNIPLEIENSLVYPVSMRNFPSFWLDGSLLWLDHTPGDTILSQPWASIVSNLTLYYAGETNIGLDIQVTPSDKKLRSPQEDRFLSLVAFSSLDIIYHKHEKKENKVFLYAYKKSKERLCSYAVFVFTQDTKKWKWEGVYDPSIPYQIP
- a CDS encoding sigma-70 family RNA polymerase sigma factor, producing MQRANILKQYVKEICRYPLLTAEEERELAIRVQNGDEKAKEKLITSNLRLVVKIAKEMNYGKFSVMDLIQSGNEGLMKSVERFDPERNIRFSSYAAYWIRQAIWRFLCENKQIEKISHRMQDKKRDIHRHIESFFLSMSRLPSALELAKMMDISLFEAAEELRAYYPQMSEGVTFDLDDIPDGEDLEEKVERECLSETLQEVIKDLDEHSRDLIKMRYGLEDGERCTLGDLARRFHMSVEGVRQKERRILSMLQDKYSFLRAYLA
- a CDS encoding ATP-binding protein — translated: MIKKLKLEAFGRFHNTSFPMTQTTVFFGPNESGKTTIFDAIAIALCAPTKGKKSSEWEAIHKRYEGFLPPEIETTARVSLDYGKFFNFFAIRSGESSIEFEEEKNWLSDMRSRLFSGGYDITRLSTRFTNLVESRQKDAYPRLIAECEQELQRYQQEIKQLTDEAQRYKNSLELLQKTEATLKEITSTLEEKLSRRKKLQTELEHLEQKLEASNIQHWIKLYEKYESIRDDIARHYAGLEENEILSLENKAKEIEKTRTTLQQDIAILARKQSTLQILLSQIAHINEEIHTREREQKKKNTLAFFLSLTSGLFGLLAIASATIVFFLSRIPWYIGIITGSVFFFMGILTLFGSFLVKKDTLTTPLRSEIENAYQEALRENLIFSRPSNWENFCQDIAKLQESFSALFREKQQSLENLKKTEEEFQTSYQRFCFEHNVSSLAVARERLDELKQKNSEMNTILHALETHPLRDKSHTLEEQYHHFKTRLENLSPTDLDSAKNAQQQKVALKNQLVSLEDEIQKLEAKKQQLSENRVQIRTELLAMETAMQAYAAKKTEAQRLEKRKEILSQEKQACEKILAIFSEIENKQASVFTILAEEVKKEFGDIFPPFKEIEIQAFSEEAIRIPDATATRRPLKYLSRGTQDLFYLALRLFLGRKMWDDPNTPGLFLLDEPFAALDENRTQIALKILQHFQNLYHWQYIILTKDENLVNLFKTWPEVTIHTLSRSLL
- a CDS encoding metallophosphoesterase family protein, which produces MKIALISDLHLSFQLPWTKTVWESFLTHVEKKGISTIVIGGDLFDSIDDAYQLRTWFASSLEKTPISRVLWIAGNHDLTNPLTTTQSYQLEDLSFGDKIEISLVPDLYLEDDLEILTYPYPKNPKEQNDAFSPVILAEKFPPPTHRRIAVGHVALSSWLNVEENDNLIIPIQFASMLSCDRVFLGHIHQHKSRDAYQTLGSARVWRKGEKDPHGYWIYDSTTDTIDFFPLKEGRTYEETEVFVFYDTLDEKNHPAVDEFTWLHITLHGVVQNDEQKEAVKKNLRASYPKACEISFDDQDLHLASALATHPLWQTFFSTWEKHYEKAPETEKTSWLLARQIFVREFLKTGGKL
- a CDS encoding DEAD/DEAH box helicase encodes the protein MLFHELNISEAVSKAIHDMGFIEPSPIQKEAIPLLLDGHNVFGQAQTGTGKTAAFGIPMVEKIEDKRTTQGLVLVPTRELAIQVSGELQRIAQYKKWMVILPIYGGQSIERQIRSLSRGIHIVVGTPGRVLDHIARGTLHLDKVSFCTLDEADVMLDMGFIDDVREILSRIPPSAQKALFSATLSPQIKALIQDFVDNPRFVTIPHKELTVPNISQFYYEVRESEKPQALTRVIDYYNPNQTVVFVNTKIRVEELKEKLHAAGYEVEALHGDMKQTQREFVMKRFRAQHFDILLATDVAARGLDIENIDLVVNYDLPQDEEYYVHRIGRTARAGREGTAVTFVTLREIKRLKDIERYIKTKIERKRLPSLEDIEKIQTRAVLDEIATVIEEGGLEKYLDILSEGLSEYESPEIAAALLKMLMGETEQKETPSFDSPQTVRLFLTLGRESIDIRNLLAWISDNTGIRSQELGRITMRESFSFVDVPRERLDDFLAGLDRKKYKGKTVRVEIAREKEK
- the flgF gene encoding flagellar basal-body rod protein FlgF, producing MVRSIFTGASGMMVTMEEMNTVANNLANVNTDGYKRETSVTKAFPEMLIRRINDDGVVKFPLGSYDLAPVVGKLGTGVEFNESYIRFEQGSLLETENDFDLALEGDGFFTVMTEQGERYTRNGNFNISVDGYLVDKHGNRVMGEKGFIRLARNNFKIDQDGNVYVNLDYAPEDFVDKAGNEWKNMALVDRLKIVDFPERRYLAKEGYTWYKETDFSGPATIIPEGKRPKVIQGALEKSNVDPVVEMVRMIEINRLYEANQKSIQTADETLAKAVGQVGRGLA